In the Perca flavescens isolate YP-PL-M2 chromosome 10, PFLA_1.0, whole genome shotgun sequence genome, GCGCATCAAGGAGAGacgcctacgatttgagacaaaaatgaaatcgcactgaaaccatgcaggaactcatagtgcacctttaactagaactgcaagcagttattaCGGGGCACAAGTCGCCCCCGACGACGCACATttacaagaaaaataaatatacgTAGGCTACATGTAATCAGAGCTGGCCCGACccataagcgaactaagcggctgcttagggccccgtggctaccagagggcccccaagagcgcttgaaatgtcccacaatagagctcataacatagccggtctatttaaagatagtgttgctgctaataggtctcacattagtctttaaatgGATATTTGTACATTATtagtgcttaaactaatatttacaatacacaaattGGTCCTGTGCAGTGGTCCTGCTAGCCCTGCATGTAATATATGATtaattacacacatttacaaGACAGACAGTTATGTTATACAATCCTAGGCCTACTTATCAGAAAATAGACACTATTGATAGGATATAATGGATTACAttgaaatagatttttttttattgttgacaGTTATTACTGATCCTGGTCCTTACACAGCACTGTTTGTGTGAACAGCAGGGCTTGGCTTGGATCCCTTTACATCCAAGCGCTTCACAGCTCGAGCACGACGGGGGCGGGGCTAACCCGTTCCTGCGCATTGGATTCGCCCGCCGCGCTCCTGCGTCATCGTACACACAGAGCTACAGTGGCTCCGCAGCCCGGAAAATAAAGACAGACGCCTCAGCCTTGTAGCAACCGAGCTAGCTACTTCCATGTGTGCGCTGTCACAAGGGTGAAGAGTCCGCGAAACCGTTTTCAGAACAGACCCTGACTTCTCTATTTGAAGACCACAGTAGACTAGTAGTAAACTGAAGGTCGGGGACCGACACGGATATGGCGACATCCAGCCCCTGTGTTGTGGTAAGTTACCCCTAACAACTAGAATGAAATAAGAGAAAGAAGATTATCACTGCATGCCCGCTGGAAGAACACGCTGTACACGTGCGCAGCTGCGTTTGATAAAGATTTTTACACAATAGTGAAGGTCGTATGGCCTGTGTGCTCACCAGTGCTCCCCTTGGTAAAATGTTTCTGTGTAAGCTAGCTACATAACGGCAGTGTGTATTCCTATGTCGCGTGGCCTGCGGCTATGGAGACTGTCACAGACACGCGCTCTGCACAGTGGGCGTGCGTGACGCAGGAGACGCTTTTGAACGGACACGTTTAAAATTAATTTTGCGGGGTTTTGTGTCTGACAGGAGATTACAAGTACAGATGAGTAGCCTATATTACACCATTGTACACAACTACACCCAGACAGCAAGAAACGCACGAGCTGCAAGCAAAGGGCGTGTTTGAGTTATGAGTATGCGTCATAAACAGTTAAAGGTATCAGGCATGGTGGTATGTGTGTAATTGGCCTAAAATATAGCTAGATTGGCTTCAAACATATGTTAAAAACATTAGCGTTACTTTAGTTTACATCAATTTAAAAAGCTTGTCTCTACAGTTAATGGAAACTATTCTATATTGAAGAAGCTAATGGGAttatatttcactggaattgtacctcgtACGATTTCATTGTGACAGAtacaattgattgattgatgaatATACATGAATGTGAATAATTTGATCTACCAGACGtaagtatgttaaaaaataaaacacacgtTGGTGTCTTTAAGCTACATCAGGAGCAAAAATCTATAAAAGAGCTGTTTGGTTGTGTAGTGTacagtggttgttttgtgtctggaAAGATGTTtctttgtatgtatgtaatcTCAGTTTGAGTCACAGCACAAGGTCCGGCCTTGTGAGATCTGTGTGCATTTTGCAATACGTATTATAGATAAATTGACGAGCCACGATGACCCTCTGACCTGGAATAAGTAAATAAGTAGCCAACAGTGCGCTCTATTTTTCACGATATTTCCAGCATTTGGAAGCCAGTGTTTTATTGTGCCAGCAGACAGGGAGACCCCCTCGCTGACGACATTATGAAGCATTTTGCTAAAACGACATCATATGACAGTGGAAGATCCTGTCTCCTGTGTCacattgtttttcatgttttactTGACCTCATATGTAACGAGTTGGGTATGGGTTTGACTTTACtacttttgttattttgtaaataaaagACAGCGAGCCCATGTCTAACAGTGGAAAACACTCACTTCAGATCATGTTACCACGAGGCCATCTGCTCACTATTAGTCATTATTATTTAGAGTTGAAAGGGTGTATCCCAAACAGATGGGCATGTTTTTTCCATTTTGGCAAGCATAAGAGGAAAAGCTCTTTTCTAGTTCAACTGCATAGAATGTGAGGATAGGCACTTTATAATCCAGTTTTTAGTAAAGCAATGACAATTTGTTGACTTGGGAGGATCCAAACTCTCAAAAAAAACGGTTAGAATACTGTGAGTGTGTTTATGGCCACATCATTCCCACAGCACCTCGAGCCCTGCACCAGCTCCCCAGCTGTCACATGATACCAGTTATGTTGTCTGGGTTCATGTGGCATGCAGTTTGACAATCTATGGTTAGTATTTACCACCACTGATAACTGTTTGTTGCTGGCTAAACTGTACATAATCGAGCATTGTTCTCAGATTGTGTTATAATATGGAGGAAGTCGATTGGAAAGTAGACCTCATCCCCTTCCCCGTGTACTACCCTGTATCTGCCCCGTGTTCTGTGTTAGGTAATACCCCCTTTGTGTCGTGTTTGATTTCAGATCAGTGATGAGGAGCAGGGGTATGACCTGGACCTTTTCTGCATACCAAAGCACTACGCCGATGACCTGGAGAGGGTCTACATCCCACATGGACTCATCTTGGACAGGTGGGTAGCCACGTTTTTAGCACATTCTAGTAAGATAGTGCAAATGTGATGAATTGCCGGGATCAACTAAAAGGTGGGTTGTCTGAATGTTTGGTTGACTAGTGTTTCAACAAAAGCCCTGTTGTATGTCCATGGGATTCCAAGGTGTTCAGTAACTGGCGGGTCAATGTGCCGTTGATGTGTTTTGTGTAACCAATTAACAAAGTCAGacaccatttacatttttttatatgatGTTAGATaagtgatcttttttttttttatttaacaatgcagattttttttggggtgatttctgttaaagctatagtgcgtagtttctgtctcccccatgaggaattctaagtaattacaacaaaactgttggcgcgtccacatgatacaagccttccgtgattgcgcacattatcttcactcaattTTCTGTgcacgaaagtcgccggacgccacaatttTCTGAACAccgtcatactgagaaatccagagagagttgtgtggagctgatagtcttaattagctttgtagtaactcatttggcaatggcttaaatgtaacagacgtttgttaatatcaaaaagttctgcactaaagctttaagcgGATCTCTGTGGTTATTCTACTTGGGAGTGCTTTAGAAATGACAGATGTGCCAGCTGACACAAACAGAAAGGAAATGGGAACTACTGCTGACTGTAGCAGAAAACTGAGCTgactatcctctctctctctctttctcgctcGCTCGCTCGCTTGCTCGCTCACTTCCTCCCACGTGACCACAGGACAGAGAGGCTTGCCAGAGAGATCATGAAGGAAATGGGGGGGCACCACATCGTGGCCCTCTGTGTGCTCAAAGGGGGTTACAAGTTCTTTGCAGACCTGCTGGACTACATCAAGGCCCTGAACAGGAACAGTGACCGCTCCATCCCAATGACAGTGGACTTCATTCGCCTCAAAAGCTACtgtgtaatatatatttttttccctttttatatatatttttttatcacataaGCTGTGCTGCACTTTTCTGTTTAATATAAAAGCAGGCAGTCACATTTTATcacatttagtttaaaaaatgtacaaGTTTGAATGCTTAAAAGTACCCTGAGGAGTTTTTGACAACTAGTTGCACTGTGGAGCAATGTTTTTACAAGCGTTAaccttaatttattaatatctTGTGCATTCACCTGAAGACACACATCCATGTGCATGATCTTGCAGGGCAGTTTTCACGCTTTATCCACTGATCAAAAGTTGGTGGTGCTAAGAAGCATAGCAATGTGCtagtaaagacaaaaaaagacgaCATCAAGttgggctgggcaatatatctattatatcgatatcgtgatatgacataagtgttgtcctttcctggttttaaaggctgcattacagtaaattatGTACTTTTTTGAACTTACCAgcctgttctattatttgccttttccccacttagacattatgtccacattactgatgtttatttatctaaaatctaagtgtgaagatattttgttaaagcaccaattttcaaccctagaatatcgccacaatatcgatatcgaggtatttggtgaagaatatcgtgatatctgaaatattccatatcgcccagccctacgtcaAGCTAGCAACCATGGATGTAAACATAGCAAGATTTAAAATTGGTAAAaaaatttgttttgtaaaatgtttaatgGAAAATCCATTCAGAATGTGTACTAGGTTTAAATAACCCGGATTCCATCCAAATGTATTGCAAATATGAACTCACTTTGCTGACTTCTCAGGTCATTAAACCATTGTAGAGGAAGAGAGCGCAATCCAATGTCGTAATGAAGAGTGCCAGTCAAATCTCAAACAGTGGAAAAccacaaagaaaacatgtttaaatttcCACTCAGTGAACAGAAACGCACCTAAAGATACATtcacatgtagctacatgtagcagtgtatgtaatgcaaacactgcagtgacgtgcctggagcagatgaccatatAAAGAAATCCAGCtgagagtagaaaaaaactgttggaAATGGACGGTTGAGAATGGTCTGAAATATGATACgacacaactttattgtcagttcACACTGACATTCATTCTGCGTTGCTCAGCAGCTCCacccaaaaaaagaagaagaaaagaaacacacatacacagagttaGACAACAAATTGAGCGTCAGCGTCAGTTCTGGCAGGTCAAGTAGTCAAGACGCTGCTGACCGCTATTGGCCAACAACACGGTCTCATCAGCTGATCTGCTTCAGCTTAGCTGCATCAGCTGGTCAACTCCCATATCTGCTAAATGGCTACGCTCAAACAGGGCGCCTTACTTAAagacagtccctccaggatttcgctgcctttttttgagattgttgcgtcccaaaatgcctgattttgcgggagcttttgtaaaaaaaatgtatgtttattgcaattacatttttttagttctttcaaaaataaaaaggaaacttgttttggggaggaTAAAACTACTCTAGGCTGAGCTTTCTTAGTAatcttaccaaaaaggctcaggatgctgcaaatgttggtataatatgaaaatggctggtggatttaagacaaaaaataatttattgaatgaatcaaatttgaacatacgtgtcagtggcttgttgatctttacattgttagttaatttcctaacctggcctgggacacattcatacggtttgataaagtacttattggactttaacttatcattgcacttacaataacaagcGTAGcggtcctcaatttaggtcatcgtgttgtctcatctccgtgtgtgtgtgtgtgtgtgtgtgtgtgtgtgtgtgtgtgtgtgtgtgtgtgtgtgtgtgtgtgtgtgtgtgtgtgtgcgtctgtctgtctgtctgtgtgtgtgtgtgtgtgtgtgtgtgtgtgtgtgtgtgtgtgtgtgtgtgtgtgtgtgtgtgtgtgtgtgtgtgtgtgtgtgtgtgtgtgtgtgtgtgtgcgtgtgtgtgtgtgtctgtcgcgggggaactgagcagcagccccgcccgctgcagagagaagacagtattgaaacagcagcagcaacatgtATGGTCTtttgctgtacgttttgttggtaaatgtgagatgttcgagtcacgcACGTCTCGTCttacaaggaaattaatttgataaCGTACGTGTGacgtcaacccgttctcactcccgattggtcattggctctcagagtcacatactgaTGCAAAGTCTGGCActtgggactgctgggattggttgaagtcgtgGGAAACtccggtgattggtcaaaattgcaagTTGCACCAAAGtcgcggtgattggttgaatttgcgtgaattggcATGATTGCAacatcgcgaaatcctggaaGGACTGAATTTGATTTGTTCCTAACCCacctcctccccagctccaccttGTCGTGTATAACATGGCATAAGCTTCTATGTCATCGTTGCTGCTCTTTTcatatgggggggggggaatagtTTAGCTCTCCCAGTGTGAGTAAAACTGTGTGAGTGTcccctaatgctgctgctgttgctgtccCCTGACTCTCTGCTCTTTCATGGTGCTCATGAAAGGTAAGGGGACTCCTCTGAACAGAGCCATAACGCCAAATTTAATTCgtaatttattcaataaaatttCGTAAAGCATTTTAATTGTCTGTGTTCTTGACTTTAATGGACCTGACAGAACTGCATATATAGTACAGAGatgaaaacacatcaacaaCCATGACAAAGGAACATGACCTGATGTCCTCGGTTTCATGATGTCCAGTTTTGTACCTtgattagggctgctcgattattgAAAGAAAActtaatcacgattatttcggtcaatattgaaatcacgataatttgacacgattactcgttaacttctggaaagatgttgcaattattgaacttaaaaaacagtggaagaagttaaataaatcaaaagtaaaaaaacaccTACATCTGTgaactttgccttaatacttttcctatttaaactttattttttcattcagaacacaagagaaaataagtttacttgcaaaacgtaatgagcgaaatcattttttttctcgattattctgtttttatgatcgttgggagccaaaatcatagtCACGATTAAATTTAGagtaattgcacagccctagcaTTGATACACTTTTTCCACCTTAAACATATAATATGAAGTCCGTAACGTGTCCGTTTCATTCCCTTCCTCACAGAACGACCAGTCGACAGGTGAAATCAAAGTCATCGGTGGAGATGACCTGTCTACATTGACGGGCAAGGTAAGATGTATGGAGGGCAACATGATTATGACTAAAACAATCTTTGTTGACACTGatcaatattattaatattttaaaatgaaatgaacttGAAATTAGAAACAACTTGTACTGTTGTTGTCCATCATATCATTTCTTACTGTGTGTTGCCACTGCACCGACATTTGAAATGAAACTGATAAGCATGAACTGATTCATACTTTTGTAAACAGgttgcactgcttgctcttgagggaattactgtaattgatggaattgttggggctttgtaaattatagtgtggtctagacctacaatatctgtaaagtgtctcgagataactcttgttatgatttgatactataaataaaattgaattgtttgTTGGGGATGCTAATTAATATTGCTGATGATTGGGCTACACTTGAGCAAACCCAATGCTCTCACATAATGATCTAGGCTCACGTCACATTCCTTTCGGGCTCATTTGCATACTACAGTAAAATGCATCCCGTCCACTGTTTTTCATTAATTTcattgttcttttgtttttccacaGAATGTCCTGATTGTGGAGGTATGTACTTCTGTTTTCTCCGGTAGTAAAGTACACCGCTTTCTATTCCAAGACCGCTAATATGAGCTTCTCTCCTGCTGTGTTTCCAGGATATCATCGACACGGGGAAGACAATGCAGACATTATTGCAAC is a window encoding:
- the hprt1 gene encoding hypoxanthine-guanine phosphoribosyltransferase, which translates into the protein MATSSPCVVISDEEQGYDLDLFCIPKHYADDLERVYIPHGLILDRTERLAREIMKEMGGHHIVALCVLKGGYKFFADLLDYIKALNRNSDRSIPMTVDFIRLKSYCNDQSTGEIKVIGGDDLSTLTGKNVLIVEDIIDTGKTMQTLLQLLQQYNPKMVKVASLLVKRTPRSVGYRPDFVGFEVPDKFVVGYALDYNEYFRDLNHICVISETGKEKYKA